The genomic stretch GGTTGGCTCCCAAATGACGGCGGCATCAATTTTGTTGGCGCGGAAGTTACTGGTGATGACCTCGATATTCTGATTGAGGAAAGCCTTGGGCTGCACGCCGGTCTTCTTGAAAACCGCTTGCGCAAAGCGATCGGTGCAGCTTCCCTTAGGCACCGCCACATTCTTTCCGTCCAGCCACTTGATTGCTTCATTCGCGTTGGCGAAGTCGGGCGCGCCCTTCTTTGCAAGGAAGATGTTGCACTGGTCATGAGCCAACCCCAGGTTCGCGACAAGACGTACGTCGGCGACATCCTGTTTGGTTGTAGAAACAATGGCCGGCATATCCCCCATATAGCCGATGTGCTGCTTACCCGCCAACATTGCGTTCACGATGATCGCGCCTTGGAGACCGATCTGGAACTCTACCGTCGAGCCCTTGGGTAGATAGTTCTCGTAAAACTTCTTCCCTCGCATGACGAGCCCGGACCAGGCTTGCGTATAGTAAGGCTGATAACCCACGACCAGCTTCACAGGCTCGCCCGGCTTGCCGTAGTTCAAATCCGCAGCGCTAACTGGTTTTATAAAGCCGATCGCAAGCAGCGCTGTCGCTACGATCAAGCCAGTTTTCCATTTCATCATTTAAGTCTCCTCTGATATCTTATAGGTTAAAAG from Burkholderiales bacterium encodes the following:
- a CDS encoding ABC transporter substrate-binding protein, which encodes MKWKTGLIVATALLAIGFIKPVSAADLNYGKPGEPVKLVVGYQPYYTQAWSGLVMRGKKFYENYLPKGSTVEFQIGLQGAIIVNAMLAGKQHIGYMGDMPAIVSTTKQDVADVRLVANLGLAHDQCNIFLAKKGAPDFANANEAIKWLDGKNVAVPKGSCTDRFAQAVFKKTGVQPKAFLNQNIEVITSNFRANKIDAAVIWEPTASRLVEEGLAKRIASGISVKENDAAFMAMRADLIKQRPDIVKAWLQAELDAQLFLADPKNAQEVVKMATEQTTGFSEKVLWTAAFGQFPENVGGAPVRNELHYTFTEPTLELINRSTVFLNEIKSINVNKLRPEAIMPEFTQAILKERGLKSPVGVIKAQPLTAYVGK